From Halodesulfovibrio aestuarii DSM 17919 = ATCC 29578, the proteins below share one genomic window:
- a CDS encoding tRNA dihydrouridine synthase has translation MHAAESFSAPITLRGRTIENRLCLAPMAGLGHIAYRAMAAHYGGYGLLFTGMCSARAVPTENRHKSPVFNWQDEELPTLVCQLFGAAPDDMAIAAERIQEENFFGVDINMGCSVSPIVDKQCGADLMRDVDRACEMVEKMRKVIDIPLFVKFRTGWQNEPEPAVAFARMLEQAGADALTFHPRVAPDRRTRRPRIDDIRLVKEAVSIPVFGNGDVWDAASAQSMVERTGCDGLAIGRAAISKPWIFAELTRGFEPTPETYKETLFMFLDQIEKWYDPTRAIKLYKKYCMFFAANFSYGNRLFGQLIAGNSMEKMRENAERCFGDKIPQISKSLNSLMMNR, from the coding sequence ATGCACGCTGCTGAATCTTTCTCTGCGCCTATCACACTACGTGGCAGAACCATCGAGAATCGCTTATGTCTTGCGCCCATGGCAGGACTTGGCCACATTGCCTACCGTGCTATGGCGGCACATTACGGGGGATACGGTCTATTGTTTACGGGCATGTGCAGTGCCCGTGCTGTACCTACTGAAAACCGCCATAAGTCCCCCGTGTTCAACTGGCAGGATGAAGAACTGCCAACGCTTGTCTGTCAGCTTTTTGGTGCTGCACCTGATGACATGGCTATTGCGGCAGAACGAATTCAGGAAGAAAATTTCTTCGGTGTTGATATCAATATGGGCTGCTCTGTTTCCCCAATCGTAGACAAACAGTGCGGCGCAGATCTTATGCGCGATGTCGACCGCGCCTGCGAGATGGTTGAAAAGATGCGTAAAGTTATTGATATTCCGCTGTTCGTAAAATTCAGAACAGGTTGGCAGAATGAACCGGAACCAGCTGTTGCCTTTGCCCGAATGCTTGAACAAGCCGGAGCTGATGCTTTAACGTTCCACCCGCGCGTTGCACCGGACAGACGTACAAGACGTCCTCGCATTGATGACATCAGGCTTGTAAAAGAAGCTGTATCTATTCCTGTTTTCGGGAACGGTGACGTATGGGATGCGGCATCCGCACAATCCATGGTTGAGCGTACTGGCTGCGATGGCCTTGCCATCGGTCGCGCGGCAATCTCAAAACCGTGGATATTTGCAGAATTGACCAGAGGGTTTGAACCGACACCAGAAACCTACAAAGAAACGCTCTTTATGTTTCTGGATCAAATTGAAAAATGGTATGACCCCACCCGTGCGATTAAGCTCTATAAAAAATACTGCATGTTTTTTGCGGCAAATTTCTCATACGGCAACCGCCTGTTCGGACAATTAATTGCAGGAAACTCCATGGAAAAAATGCGTGAAAATGCAGAACGCTGCTTCGGCGATAAAATCCCGCAGATTTCCAAGAGCCTCAATTCGCTGATGATGAACCGATAA
- a CDS encoding tetratricopeptide repeat protein, translated as MIKHISSRLIWLIVAVGFVLPALPAETQAASWYWGEHSKFERLVIAFDTPVKNFTLSRTGKNELTFVTPQKQQAVKSFKPIKNGRLIKSSKYLAAPKNTKKSLRIRTKLNGFRFKTSRAANNKIAIDIYPDRKGKFTPVAKKKQVPAKKIATGKKPSTKNSAAKKTATVKKTANPKQQPVKTASSVAQKTTSPAVNKVSSSKEEKRPFFSADNTFRSPVNTGGPEKWVAKQTSSPAIPPVQNTTPADAPLAAQATKNKAGQQPQQTASNTMKEPMPPVGKVTIPEKKLEKVVSSDEAKTEIVWVDKDGNEVPAPPSPERLLNVAKTALNNGTYTEALDIYKELKRMPTLTKKQRYEVLNGIADTLYAMGKDNLANNYESIIAATTEAMNFDLKSPKVPSLLLRLGYTNLKIGNVREAGAYFNILRRNHPKDDLVPSTYYYWGEHYFKEKDWQKAAGNFQYIVQKYPDTSFVREAGVGLAKSLYQLAYYDQAYQIVDYVGKRWPRFYLDYPPFLSQMGDVAYRLGKADEARTHYWTYYNIDPDGDDADMVLARLGDIYLETDEFEAAREIYEEAVRKFPDRDGGLVSLMRLAEEGKYDTPTISDMFSVFDKPYSLKPLEIYSKIIEEHPDSRLAPLARLKKSIWYLWNNQHPEALATASSFMEKYPSHELVPRVKEVAMRSFSVLTANNIKEENYEKILQIWDDFPIVHNQETKLTPESRVALALSMWKKNKPSKALKVLDPFFQQLKIPEYSEMGLNLALSVYVDNERWSDIIDLAHRVELWELKKESKNQLDYAVALAYENLDKPDKAVDLWNRLKSIEDMPRAKEAYVNYFLSRDAERREEFEPAYKLAIGALRSFKELAAKNPKKADNEKIRDLLSSLVDITERTGRADEALEWARELSLAVTENDPGYAAMRYRIASLYKKNGDTEKWRDILTQLATADPQSLYGRMATSDLTTQDLSKDASSFSPTGRL; from the coding sequence GTGATAAAACATATTAGTTCCAGACTTATCTGGCTCATAGTGGCAGTGGGATTTGTGTTGCCGGCATTACCCGCAGAAACACAGGCTGCATCTTGGTATTGGGGCGAACATTCAAAGTTTGAACGCCTTGTTATTGCGTTTGATACCCCAGTCAAAAATTTTACGCTCTCCCGAACAGGGAAGAATGAGCTTACTTTTGTCACGCCTCAAAAACAGCAGGCTGTCAAATCTTTCAAGCCCATAAAAAATGGGCGCCTTATCAAATCTTCAAAATACCTTGCTGCTCCTAAAAATACAAAAAAATCATTGCGCATCCGTACTAAGCTCAATGGTTTCCGTTTTAAAACAAGCAGAGCCGCTAACAACAAAATAGCAATTGATATTTACCCAGACCGCAAAGGGAAATTTACACCTGTTGCTAAAAAGAAACAGGTTCCTGCAAAAAAAATTGCTACCGGGAAAAAGCCTTCAACAAAAAACAGTGCTGCAAAAAAAACGGCAACTGTTAAAAAAACGGCAAATCCAAAGCAGCAACCCGTAAAAACTGCTTCATCTGTTGCGCAAAAAACGACCTCTCCAGCTGTAAATAAAGTCTCCAGCAGTAAAGAAGAAAAACGGCCCTTTTTCTCTGCCGACAATACATTCCGCTCCCCTGTAAACACTGGTGGACCTGAAAAATGGGTTGCCAAACAGACAAGTTCTCCAGCCATACCGCCTGTGCAGAACACAACACCTGCGGATGCCCCTCTTGCTGCTCAAGCCACAAAGAACAAGGCTGGCCAACAACCCCAACAGACTGCATCGAACACAATGAAAGAACCTATGCCTCCTGTAGGCAAGGTAACTATCCCAGAGAAAAAACTGGAAAAAGTTGTCAGTTCCGATGAAGCAAAAACGGAAATCGTGTGGGTGGATAAAGATGGTAACGAAGTCCCAGCGCCACCGAGTCCGGAACGACTTTTAAACGTTGCGAAAACCGCACTTAACAACGGCACCTACACAGAAGCTCTGGACATTTATAAAGAGCTCAAGCGTATGCCGACCTTGACTAAAAAGCAGCGCTACGAAGTACTTAACGGCATTGCCGACACACTTTACGCAATGGGCAAGGACAACCTTGCCAACAACTATGAAAGTATTATTGCTGCCACCACAGAGGCTATGAACTTTGATCTAAAAAGCCCTAAAGTTCCAAGCCTGTTATTACGACTCGGATACACCAACTTAAAAATAGGGAATGTTCGAGAAGCAGGAGCGTACTTTAACATCCTGCGCCGTAACCATCCTAAAGATGATCTTGTTCCGTCAACGTACTATTACTGGGGTGAACACTACTTTAAAGAAAAAGACTGGCAGAAAGCAGCGGGTAACTTCCAGTACATTGTACAGAAATATCCAGATACTAGCTTCGTACGTGAAGCTGGTGTCGGCCTTGCAAAGTCACTGTATCAACTCGCCTATTACGATCAGGCATACCAGATTGTAGACTACGTAGGAAAACGCTGGCCTCGTTTTTACCTCGACTATCCTCCGTTCCTCAGTCAAATGGGTGACGTAGCATATCGTCTTGGCAAAGCAGATGAAGCCCGTACGCATTACTGGACGTACTACAACATCGACCCTGATGGTGATGATGCAGACATGGTGCTTGCACGCCTCGGTGACATCTATCTTGAGACGGATGAGTTTGAAGCTGCACGGGAAATTTATGAAGAAGCAGTTCGTAAATTCCCTGACCGTGATGGCGGGTTAGTATCACTGATGCGCCTTGCAGAAGAAGGCAAATATGATACTCCGACCATTTCTGACATGTTCTCAGTGTTCGACAAGCCGTACAGTTTAAAACCTCTTGAAATCTATTCAAAAATTATTGAGGAACATCCGGACAGCCGACTGGCACCACTGGCACGATTGAAAAAATCCATATGGTACCTGTGGAACAACCAGCATCCGGAAGCACTGGCAACAGCCTCTTCCTTTATGGAAAAGTACCCGTCTCACGAGCTGGTACCAAGAGTAAAAGAAGTCGCGATGCGCTCTTTCAGTGTGCTGACAGCGAACAATATTAAAGAAGAAAACTACGAGAAGATCCTTCAAATATGGGATGACTTCCCTATCGTACACAATCAGGAAACAAAACTAACACCTGAAAGCCGCGTAGCGCTTGCTCTTTCTATGTGGAAAAAGAACAAGCCTTCCAAAGCACTGAAGGTTCTCGATCCGTTTTTCCAACAACTTAAAATCCCTGAGTACTCAGAAATGGGACTGAACCTTGCCCTTTCCGTGTACGTAGACAACGAACGTTGGAGCGACATTATTGACCTTGCCCACAGAGTTGAACTTTGGGAGCTTAAGAAAGAAAGCAAGAACCAACTCGACTATGCTGTAGCTCTGGCATACGAAAACCTCGACAAACCAGACAAAGCCGTCGATTTATGGAACCGTTTAAAAAGTATCGAAGACATGCCACGCGCCAAGGAAGCATACGTTAATTACTTCCTTTCCCGCGATGCTGAACGCCGTGAAGAATTTGAACCGGCGTACAAGCTTGCTATAGGTGCACTTCGCTCCTTTAAAGAACTTGCTGCAAAAAATCCTAAAAAAGCAGATAATGAAAAAATAAGAGACCTTTTGAGCTCTCTTGTAGATATTACAGAGCGCACGGGTCGAGCTGACGAGGCTCTTGAATGGGCTCGCGAACTGTCACTTGCTGTGACTGAAAACGATCCGGGGTATGCGGCAATGCGTTACAGAATAGCGTCCCTCTACAAAAAGAACGGTGACACCGAAAAATGGAGAGATATTCTGACCCAATTAGCGACAGCCGATCCTCAGTCCCTGTATGGAAGAATGGCAACGTCTGACCTGACAACACAAGATTTGTCTAAAGATGCATCATCATTCTCACCGACAGGACGCCTGTAA
- a CDS encoding IclR family transcriptional regulator: MSQQSIERATRVLGLFTFEHSSWRVSDIAKTLDLAIGTTHGIVKALASNDYLAQDPATKEYKLGLKLMELGSLQSATYELNRKSATPVTYLAQHSKTIGRVGVMYHNAILTTLSTDHQEWHPSSYIGPTVPAYCTGMGRAILAQLPMRELVEHLATVRLLPYTPKTLTDPVELHEEISATRDRGYSLVFGETLIHLNTIGAPVFGAEGKVIGAISVSGTSDIIGTETDIAGFANRLLDVASEISVQMGYRAQPKFVDEI; this comes from the coding sequence ATGTCCCAACAATCTATTGAACGCGCAACCCGAGTACTTGGGTTATTCACATTTGAACACTCAAGCTGGCGTGTGAGTGATATTGCAAAGACTCTTGATCTTGCAATTGGCACTACACATGGCATTGTAAAAGCCTTAGCTAGCAACGACTATTTAGCACAGGATCCTGCGACTAAGGAATATAAGTTAGGATTGAAACTTATGGAGCTTGGCTCATTGCAATCTGCTACGTATGAGCTTAACCGTAAGTCTGCTACTCCGGTTACGTATCTTGCCCAGCACTCCAAAACTATTGGCAGGGTTGGGGTCATGTACCATAATGCCATTTTAACGACATTAAGCACGGATCATCAGGAATGGCACCCTTCATCATATATCGGCCCCACTGTTCCGGCGTATTGTACGGGTATGGGGAGGGCCATTTTGGCTCAACTCCCTATGAGAGAGCTTGTGGAGCATTTGGCGACTGTGCGTTTGCTCCCGTATACACCTAAAACTCTTACTGATCCTGTAGAGTTGCATGAAGAAATTAGCGCAACCCGTGATCGGGGGTATTCATTGGTTTTCGGTGAAACTCTCATTCATTTAAATACGATTGGTGCGCCAGTTTTTGGTGCAGAAGGTAAAGTAATCGGTGCCATCAGCGTAAGTGGCACCAGTGATATTATTGGCACGGAAACTGATATTGCAGGGTTTGCAAACCGGCTCTTAGACGTCGCATCAGAGATTTCGGTGCAGATGGGGTATAGAGCACAGCCAAAATTTGTGGATGAAATATAA
- the amrB gene encoding AmmeMemoRadiSam system protein B, whose amino-acid sequence MEKADTTAARRSPVVAGQFYTASPQKLRAEVEAFLQRGTKRSNRTLLAMVPHAGYMYSGNTAGYTFGSSNLCDTIYLLGPNHTGRGAPVSVWSGGDWETPLGIVPVDIEARDQLLATGPFFEADTLAHINEHSLEVLLPFIQVANPNAKIVPISIATSSQETLAFVGAMLAEALKQNPDSSIVVSSDMSHYISADAAKKLDSLALSYVQSVDAQGLLSTVAHNNISMCGVLPMTAALIACEALGAARADILEYTSSGAVTGDLSQVVGYAGVIIDRP is encoded by the coding sequence ATGGAAAAAGCAGACACAACCGCTGCCAGACGTTCACCTGTTGTCGCAGGCCAATTCTACACTGCAAGCCCTCAAAAATTGCGGGCAGAAGTAGAGGCGTTCCTTCAACGCGGCACAAAACGTAGTAATCGTACACTCCTTGCGATGGTTCCACATGCCGGATACATGTACTCCGGCAACACAGCCGGCTATACTTTCGGCTCATCTAATCTTTGTGACACAATTTATCTCCTCGGCCCGAATCATACGGGCCGGGGAGCTCCTGTTTCAGTCTGGAGCGGCGGAGACTGGGAAACACCACTCGGCATTGTACCTGTAGATATTGAAGCCAGAGATCAACTTCTTGCAACAGGGCCTTTCTTTGAAGCGGACACCCTCGCCCATATAAATGAACATTCCCTTGAAGTACTTCTACCTTTCATTCAGGTTGCCAACCCAAACGCGAAAATAGTTCCTATCTCCATTGCCACAAGCAGTCAGGAAACTCTTGCTTTTGTCGGAGCAATGCTGGCAGAAGCCTTAAAGCAAAACCCAGACAGCAGTATTGTTGTCAGTTCCGATATGAGTCACTACATTTCTGCTGATGCAGCAAAAAAACTCGACTCTCTTGCCCTTTCATATGTCCAATCTGTTGATGCACAGGGACTTCTCTCTACAGTTGCCCATAACAACATCAGTATGTGTGGGGTGCTCCCAATGACCGCAGCGCTCATTGCCTGTGAAGCCCTTGGTGCAGCTAGGGCTGATATTCTTGAATATACTTCGTCCGGTGCTGTTACCGGAGACCTGTCACAGGTTGTTGGATACGCAGGAGTGATTATAGACCGCCCATAA
- the yfcE gene encoding phosphodiesterase: protein MKILFISDLHGSYDRAKTVLDKAEKFNPDCIVLLGDLLYHGPRNPLPVGHDPKATVVLLNEYKDKIIAVRGNCDAEVDQMVLEFPIMSDFSWLVADGRRIFLTHGHLWNPENMPPLSAGDTFVYGHVHRPKAYTNENGINIWNPGSCSLPKQSDCPTYATYENNTFRVFELDDTCILEQTL, encoded by the coding sequence ATGAAAATTTTATTTATCTCAGATTTGCACGGTTCATACGACCGTGCAAAAACTGTTTTGGACAAGGCTGAAAAATTCAATCCGGACTGCATCGTACTGCTTGGAGACCTGCTTTACCATGGCCCCCGGAACCCTCTTCCTGTAGGACACGACCCTAAAGCCACTGTCGTTCTGCTGAATGAATATAAGGACAAAATTATTGCAGTTCGCGGTAACTGTGATGCAGAAGTCGACCAGATGGTGCTTGAGTTCCCTATCATGTCAGACTTCTCCTGGCTGGTCGCAGATGGTCGGCGTATTTTCCTGACCCACGGACACCTGTGGAATCCGGAGAACATGCCTCCACTTTCTGCCGGTGACACCTTTGTCTACGGACATGTTCATCGCCCTAAAGCATATACAAATGAAAACGGAATCAACATCTGGAACCCGGGTTCCTGCTCGCTTCCTAAACAAAGCGACTGCCCAACGTATGCGACATACGAAAACAATACGTTCCGCGTTTTTGAATTAGACGATACCTGTATTCTTGAACAAACCTTGTAG
- a CDS encoding sigma-54 interaction domain-containing protein: MSLNKLGTIGHSSVMQDVFSVLAKVAPTDSTVLVTGESGTGKELLVRSLHVNSTRKDAPFVPINCGAIPRDLLESELFGHEKGAFTHAIRSRPGRFELADGGTIFLDEIGEMDLTLQVKILRVLQEKEIERVGGSSIKHVDVRIVAATNRDLEAEVEAGRFREDLYYRLNVIPLQLPALRERGGDVLLLCDHFLQKFSEKQQRPRLTLSPDTRKILAAYSWPGNVRELENFMERMTILCDSNTITPADLPHKILDQVGIVAELPEPAAPEKIRPQQAGFQWPCIKDLNDQKLPLKDFLDIVEEKLLLEALQQANGIKNQAAEILGVKRTTLIEKLKKKKID; the protein is encoded by the coding sequence ATGAGCCTGAACAAACTTGGAACGATTGGACACTCATCTGTCATGCAGGATGTCTTCAGCGTTCTTGCTAAAGTAGCCCCAACAGATAGTACAGTGCTTGTAACAGGTGAATCTGGTACTGGTAAAGAATTGCTCGTACGTTCCCTACATGTAAACAGCACACGGAAAGACGCACCTTTTGTCCCCATCAACTGCGGTGCAATCCCACGCGACCTTCTTGAATCCGAGCTCTTCGGACATGAAAAAGGCGCATTTACACATGCCATCCGTTCACGTCCCGGCCGCTTTGAATTAGCAGACGGCGGCACTATTTTTCTTGATGAAATCGGTGAAATGGACCTGACTCTTCAGGTCAAAATTTTGCGAGTCCTTCAAGAAAAAGAAATTGAACGTGTCGGCGGTTCATCTATTAAACATGTTGATGTACGAATCGTTGCTGCAACCAACCGCGATTTAGAAGCTGAAGTGGAAGCCGGTCGTTTTAGAGAAGATCTTTACTACCGATTGAATGTTATCCCTCTTCAGCTGCCTGCTCTACGGGAACGCGGTGGCGACGTATTGTTGCTTTGTGACCATTTCTTACAAAAATTCAGCGAAAAACAACAACGCCCGCGACTCACGCTATCTCCTGACACCCGTAAAATCCTCGCAGCCTACAGTTGGCCTGGAAACGTGCGAGAACTGGAAAACTTTATGGAACGCATGACTATTTTATGCGATTCCAACACTATTACTCCAGCAGACCTTCCACACAAGATTCTTGATCAAGTTGGTATCGTCGCAGAACTTCCGGAACCTGCAGCGCCGGAAAAAATTCGACCGCAGCAGGCGGGATTCCAGTGGCCATGCATCAAAGATTTGAACGATCAGAAGCTTCCACTTAAAGATTTCCTTGATATTGTTGAAGAAAAACTGCTACTGGAAGCCCTGCAGCAAGCAAATGGTATTAAAAACCAAGCAGCAGAAATCTTAGGTGTAAAGCGTACCACTCTGATTGAAAAACTTAAGAAGAAAAAAATTGATTAA
- a CDS encoding acetate--CoA ligase family protein, whose protein sequence is MQNYGAFSHAKTTAHIDFDAITEIFTQTHNDGRASLYEHEVYRVMESIGSETPPQVKLIPRGTRPSDDELMSIPGKKVVLKIVSPTIVHKTEVGGVRIVECEPSKIRSAWRRMMYEVPEKYARWIERHADASPKEYAGLSGTALEEAISMDLKGVLLVQFMPPDSDTFGNELIVGIRRTREFGMVLSAGLGGTDAELYAERFKKSQAIVAASTKLTDGETFFSHFRQTISFEKLAGRTRGQERIVSDDQLLECFDACILLANYYSPTNPDAPFIIDEFEINPFAFTDFLMVPLDGLCRFSLPQKTVTPRPVAKIKKLLHPDTIGIIGVSASRENFGRIILHNILAEGFPKEQVRIVREGCDEIDGVRCIPSVSTEGKLDMLVVAVPAKHIPAVVDEVIQKDAANSVMLIAGGLGETQDSHERAQQVIAKINKAHESDDGGPVFIGANCMGIVSRPGGYNTWFIPENKFPQNGLGTPRRAALVSQSGAFMLFGLSRYPHLSPNYMISMGNQTDLTLGDMVTYLKDDDNVDVIAVYAEGFNDLDGLAFCRSVREAVLAGKEVVFYKAGRTPEGKSATSGHTASLAGDYMVAESCVRQAGAVVAQTVEQFQDLFVLAETLHSKRVDGNRLGAISGAGFEAVSMADSIDVGTFTMKLAPFSEKAASGMRTLLKEKHLESLVTVSNPMDVTPAGDDELHVELAKIMLDEPTVDAVVLALTPLSPMMQSLDTDRGDPFSMHNETSILTRVLELAKQSNKPLVCASDGGMLFEPMREALNKAGVPVFQTADRAVAALARYVQSRLHAKSIRCGGCGIR, encoded by the coding sequence ATGCAAAATTACGGCGCATTTTCACACGCGAAGACTACAGCTCACATTGATTTTGACGCAATCACTGAGATTTTCACACAGACACATAATGACGGACGAGCTTCCTTGTATGAACACGAGGTATATCGAGTTATGGAGAGCATTGGCTCTGAAACTCCGCCGCAGGTTAAATTGATCCCGCGGGGAACTCGTCCTTCTGATGATGAACTGATGAGCATTCCCGGTAAAAAAGTTGTGCTTAAAATTGTATCGCCTACCATTGTGCACAAAACCGAGGTGGGCGGTGTCCGTATTGTAGAGTGTGAGCCAAGTAAGATTCGTTCTGCATGGCGTCGTATGATGTATGAAGTCCCTGAGAAGTATGCCCGTTGGATTGAGCGGCATGCAGATGCTTCTCCAAAAGAATATGCAGGGTTATCCGGCACTGCGCTTGAAGAAGCTATTTCCATGGACTTGAAAGGTGTATTGCTTGTGCAGTTTATGCCGCCGGATTCGGACACGTTCGGTAATGAGCTGATTGTCGGCATCAGGCGAACCCGTGAATTCGGTATGGTTCTGAGTGCGGGGCTTGGTGGTACTGATGCCGAATTGTATGCGGAGCGCTTTAAGAAAAGTCAGGCTATTGTTGCCGCATCCACTAAGCTGACTGATGGCGAAACGTTCTTTAGTCATTTCAGGCAGACAATTTCCTTTGAGAAATTGGCTGGCCGTACCCGTGGTCAGGAGCGAATTGTCTCGGATGATCAGCTATTAGAATGTTTTGATGCTTGTATTTTGCTTGCGAACTACTACTCGCCGACAAATCCTGACGCTCCTTTTATTATTGATGAGTTTGAGATCAATCCATTTGCCTTCACGGATTTTCTTATGGTTCCGCTGGATGGACTGTGCAGATTTTCCCTGCCGCAGAAGACGGTGACGCCTCGACCTGTCGCAAAAATTAAAAAACTGCTGCATCCAGATACCATCGGCATCATCGGAGTCTCTGCTTCTCGTGAAAATTTTGGTCGTATCATCCTTCATAACATCCTTGCAGAAGGGTTTCCGAAGGAACAGGTTCGTATTGTCCGTGAAGGTTGTGATGAAATTGACGGCGTGCGTTGTATTCCTTCAGTGAGCACAGAAGGCAAACTTGATATGCTCGTTGTGGCTGTTCCAGCTAAACATATTCCGGCTGTTGTGGACGAGGTTATTCAGAAGGATGCAGCGAACAGTGTGATGCTGATTGCCGGCGGTCTTGGGGAAACTCAGGATAGCCATGAACGTGCACAGCAGGTTATTGCAAAAATTAATAAGGCGCACGAATCCGACGATGGTGGGCCGGTCTTTATCGGAGCAAACTGCATGGGGATTGTATCTCGCCCGGGAGGATACAACACTTGGTTTATTCCGGAAAACAAGTTTCCACAGAACGGGCTTGGAACACCTCGCAGAGCTGCCCTGGTCAGCCAGAGTGGGGCGTTTATGCTTTTCGGGCTTAGCCGTTATCCGCATCTTTCTCCAAACTACATGATCTCAATGGGCAATCAAACGGACCTTACTTTGGGCGATATGGTCACCTATCTTAAAGATGATGACAATGTTGATGTGATTGCTGTATATGCTGAAGGATTTAATGATCTTGATGGCTTAGCTTTTTGTCGTTCCGTGCGCGAAGCTGTTTTGGCAGGCAAGGAAGTTGTGTTCTATAAAGCCGGACGTACGCCGGAAGGCAAGTCGGCGACCAGTGGCCACACTGCGTCACTCGCTGGTGACTATATGGTAGCAGAGAGCTGTGTCCGACAGGCTGGTGCCGTTGTTGCTCAGACTGTTGAGCAATTCCAAGATCTTTTTGTTCTTGCGGAAACGCTGCATTCTAAAAGAGTGGATGGTAATCGGCTCGGTGCTATTAGCGGCGCCGGCTTTGAAGCCGTAAGCATGGCAGACAGTATTGATGTGGGTACATTTACTATGAAGCTTGCTCCGTTTTCTGAAAAAGCGGCCAGTGGAATGCGTACATTGTTGAAAGAAAAGCATCTGGAATCCCTCGTGACAGTTTCGAACCCTATGGATGTAACTCCGGCAGGGGATGATGAGCTGCATGTGGAGCTAGCAAAAATTATGTTGGATGAGCCGACTGTGGATGCGGTTGTGCTTGCCCTGACACCGCTCAGTCCAATGATGCAGTCCTTGGATACTGACAGGGGAGACCCTTTTAGTATGCATAATGAAACAAGCATATTGACCCGTGTGCTGGAATTGGCAAAGCAATCGAATAAGCCGCTTGTGTGTGCTTCTGATGGAGGTATGTTGTTTGAGCCGATGCGAGAAGCATTGAATAAAGCAGGTGTGCCTGTTTTTCAGACAGCAGATAGAGCCGTGGCAGCTTTGGCGCGCTATGTTCAGTCCCGTTTACATGCTAAGTCTATTCGCTGCGGCGGGTGTGGGATTCGATAG